From the Salmo trutta chromosome 2, fSalTru1.1, whole genome shotgun sequence genome, one window contains:
- the LOC115150299 gene encoding gamma-crystallin N-B, translated as MSQYSGKITFYEGKCFTGRQLEVRGDCDNFQDRGFMNRVNSIRVESGAFCCFDHPDFKGQQYILEHGEYPEFQRWNSHNDHMGSCKPIKMHGEHYRMELFEACNFSGQCVEICDDCPFLQSRGFSKSCINSIKVYGDGAWVMYEEPNFRGRMYIVERGDYCSHNEWQAEDPNIQSIRRVVNYF; from the exons ATGTCGCAGTATTCTGGAAAG ATCACCTTCTACGAGGGAAAATGCTTCACCGGCAGGCAGCTGGAGGTCAGGGGCGACTGCGATAACTTCCAGGACCGTGGCTTCATGAACCGCGTCAACTCCATCCGTGTGGAGAGCGGCGCCTTCTGCTGCTTTGACCACCCCGACTTCAAGGGACAGCAGTACATCCTGGAGCACGGCGAGTACCCCGAGTTCCAGCGTTGGAACAGCCACAACGACCACATGGGCTCCTGCAAGCCCATCAAGATG CACGGTGAGCACTACAGAATGGAACTGTTCGAGGCCTGTAACTTCTCTGGCCAGTGTGTGGAGATCTGTGATGACTGCCCATTCCTGCAGAGCCGTGGCTTCAGCAAGAGCTGCATCAACTCCATCAAGGTCTACGGAGACGGAGC CTGGGTGATGTACGAGGAGCCTAACTTCCGCGGCCGCATGTACATcgtggagagaggagactactgCAGTCACAACGAGTGGCAGGCCGAGGACCCCAACATCCAGTCCATCCGTAGAGTGGTCAACTACTTCTAA
- the LOC115150284 gene encoding NEDD8 ultimate buster 1 isoform X1, producing the protein MAEMHIQAKLVNLLKQDKIQLWNPPYTTGYNQAGQQPLQQLAVNYAAIVCFSVSEVASALESIRSQAVKRGMGNKTYRETFVATLELLLPKDGKKDVKKKNYLETKLDVLAQDIMARIAEQYGLKYIKLILNGKTLTPEKRLDEQDVKNNSKIMVLRVSEPERKKQMVEEEEKKKTQDQSLQRTQKGFQILSERDGTDDPATTPFLEIADQKGNPLKIPHREKKALILAMGFHEKGRALMKRKQYDAALCHLLQADDQFGTCGSVLLSTVDNYAVLQLDIVWCYRALEALSCLDDGKQRLQRAEDCFLKCYGEQQQRLMQIKGNTGREEVLFLRLYLLQSLLAYLDGNEHQATQKLMRVEDLYGRLCLDPGKMTGLMGLGFSEQEARLGLRACHGNVDEAALHITHRRQEREEMKQQERERRRRRMEGLATLRELGYSKRDAARALHQADGDMDRAYGILLESTQAESAAVTNHNTELPIDQSKVEQLLYLGFEPEAAEAALRLTGGDVQEATQLLLDNQGVLPPELLSPSPPSSVSEEPSTSSESAGRTHIHTRSGSQGEDPMDVDLVNEVLEDIPRHEEDYLDLTLEEESEVIAQMKSYLHRNCTPSS; encoded by the exons ATGGCTGAGATGCATATTCAGGCAAAGCTGGTAAATCTTTTAAAACAAGATAAGATTCAGCTCTGGAACCCACCTTACACCACAGGATACAACCAGGCAGGACAGCAACCTCTGCAG CAGCTTGCAGTGAACTATGCAGCCATTGTGTGCTTCTCTGTGTCTGAAGTGGCAAGTGCCTTGGAGAGCATCAGATCCCAAGCAGTAAAGAGAGGAATGGGGAATAAGACCTATAGAGAGACATTTGTGGCCACGTTGGAACTTCTTCTGCCTAAAGACGGGaaaaag GATGTCAAGAAGAAGAACTATTTAGAGACTAAACTGGATGTCCTTGCACAAGATATCATGGCTAG GATTGCTGAACAATATGGACTGAAATACATCAAGTTAATTTTGAATGGGAAGACACTGACTCCTG AGAAGCGTCTGGATGAACAGGACGTGAAGAACAACAGTAAGATTATGGTTCTGCGGGTGAGCGAGCCTGAGAGGAAGAAACagatggtggaggaggaggagaagaagaaaaccCAGGACCAGAGTCTCCAGAGAACCCAGAAGGGCTTCCAGATCCTCTCCGAGAGAG ATGGCACCGATGACCCAGCCACAACTCCATTCCTAGAGATTGCTGATCAGAAGGGGAACCCTCTGAAAATACCTCACAGAGAGAAAAAG GCTTTGATTCTAGCCATGGGGTTCCACGAGAAAGGCCGCGCTCTGATGAAGAGGAAACAGTACGACGCTGCTCTGTGCCACCTGCTGCAAGCTGACGACCAGTTTGG TACATGTGGCTCCGTGCTCCTGAGCACGGTGGACAACTATGCAGTACTGCAGCTGGACATCGTGTGGTGCTACAGAGCCCTGGAGGCCCTGTCCTGCCTGGACGACGGCAAGCAGAGGCTGCAGAGAGCCGAGGACTGCTTCCTCAAGTGCTACGGAGAGCAGCAGCAGAGGCTCATGCAGATCAAG GGAAACACAGGACGAGAGGAGGTGCTGTTCCTCAGGCTGTACCTCCTACAGAGCTTACTGGCGTACCTGGATGGTAACGAACACCAGGCCACACAGAAGCTAATGCGG GTGGAGGACCTGTATGGGCGTCTGTGTCTGGACCCAGGGAAGATGACAGGGCTGATGGGTCTGGGTTTCTCTGAGCAGGAGGCCCGTCTAGGCCTGAGGGCCTGCCACGGCAACGTAGACGAGGCCGCGCTGCATATCACCCACAGGAGACAG gagagggaggagatgaaacagcaggagagggagaggaggaggaggcgtaTGGAGGGCTTGGCCACCCTCCGAGAGCTGGGTTACTCCAAGAGAGACGCTGCCCGGGCCCTCCATCAGGCAGATGGGGACATGGACAGAGCCTATGGG ATTCTTCTAGAGTCCACCCAGGCTGAGTCTGCTGCTGTAACCAACCACAACACAGAGCTCCCCATAGATCAATCCAAGGTTGAGCAG CTGTTATACCTGGGCTTTGAGCCGGAGGCTGCCGAAGCTGCACTGAGGCTGACGGGGGGAGACGTGCAAGAGGCCACCCAGCTGCTGCTGGACAACCAGGGGGTCCTGCCCCCAGAgctgctctccccctctcccccctcctcagtGTCCGAGGAGCCCAGCACCTCCTCTGAGTCCGCAGGTAGGACTCACATTCACACAC GCTCTGGGAGCCAAGGGGAGGACCCTATGGACGTAGACCTGGTGAATGAGGTGCTGGAGGACATCCCCCGACATGAAGAAGACTACCTGGACCTGACcctggaggaggagagtgaggtcATAGCTCAGATGAAGTCCTACCTCCACAGGAACTGTACCCCCTCCAGCTAA
- the LOC115150284 gene encoding NEDD8 ultimate buster 1 isoform X2 produces the protein MAEMHIQAKLVNLLKQDKIQLWNPPYTTGYNQAGQQPLQQLAVNYAAIVCFSVSEVASALESIRSQAVKRGMGNKTYRETFVATLELLLPKDGKKDVKKKNYLETKLDVLAQDIMARIAEQYGLKYIKLILNGKTLTPEKRLDEQDVKNNSKIMVLRVSEPERKKQMVEEEEKKKTQDQSLQRTQKGFQILSERDGTDDPATTPFLEIADQKGNPLKIPHREKKALILAMGFHEKGRALMKRKQYDAALCHLLQADDQFGTCGSVLLSTVDNYAVLQLDIVWCYRALEALSCLDDGKQRLQRAEDCFLKCYGEQQQRLMQIKGNTGREEVLFLRLYLLQSLLAYLDGNEHQATQKLMRVEDLYGRLCLDPGKMTGLMGLGFSEQEARLGLRACHGNVDEAALHITHRRQEREEMKQQERERRRRRMEGLATLRELGYSKRDAARALHQADGDMDRAYGILLESTQAESAAVTNHNTELPIDQSKVEQLLYLGFEPEAAEAALRLTGGDVQEATQLLLDNQGVLPPELLSPSPPSSVSEEPSTSSESAGSGSQGEDPMDVDLVNEVLEDIPRHEEDYLDLTLEEESEVIAQMKSYLHRNCTPSS, from the exons ATGGCTGAGATGCATATTCAGGCAAAGCTGGTAAATCTTTTAAAACAAGATAAGATTCAGCTCTGGAACCCACCTTACACCACAGGATACAACCAGGCAGGACAGCAACCTCTGCAG CAGCTTGCAGTGAACTATGCAGCCATTGTGTGCTTCTCTGTGTCTGAAGTGGCAAGTGCCTTGGAGAGCATCAGATCCCAAGCAGTAAAGAGAGGAATGGGGAATAAGACCTATAGAGAGACATTTGTGGCCACGTTGGAACTTCTTCTGCCTAAAGACGGGaaaaag GATGTCAAGAAGAAGAACTATTTAGAGACTAAACTGGATGTCCTTGCACAAGATATCATGGCTAG GATTGCTGAACAATATGGACTGAAATACATCAAGTTAATTTTGAATGGGAAGACACTGACTCCTG AGAAGCGTCTGGATGAACAGGACGTGAAGAACAACAGTAAGATTATGGTTCTGCGGGTGAGCGAGCCTGAGAGGAAGAAACagatggtggaggaggaggagaagaagaaaaccCAGGACCAGAGTCTCCAGAGAACCCAGAAGGGCTTCCAGATCCTCTCCGAGAGAG ATGGCACCGATGACCCAGCCACAACTCCATTCCTAGAGATTGCTGATCAGAAGGGGAACCCTCTGAAAATACCTCACAGAGAGAAAAAG GCTTTGATTCTAGCCATGGGGTTCCACGAGAAAGGCCGCGCTCTGATGAAGAGGAAACAGTACGACGCTGCTCTGTGCCACCTGCTGCAAGCTGACGACCAGTTTGG TACATGTGGCTCCGTGCTCCTGAGCACGGTGGACAACTATGCAGTACTGCAGCTGGACATCGTGTGGTGCTACAGAGCCCTGGAGGCCCTGTCCTGCCTGGACGACGGCAAGCAGAGGCTGCAGAGAGCCGAGGACTGCTTCCTCAAGTGCTACGGAGAGCAGCAGCAGAGGCTCATGCAGATCAAG GGAAACACAGGACGAGAGGAGGTGCTGTTCCTCAGGCTGTACCTCCTACAGAGCTTACTGGCGTACCTGGATGGTAACGAACACCAGGCCACACAGAAGCTAATGCGG GTGGAGGACCTGTATGGGCGTCTGTGTCTGGACCCAGGGAAGATGACAGGGCTGATGGGTCTGGGTTTCTCTGAGCAGGAGGCCCGTCTAGGCCTGAGGGCCTGCCACGGCAACGTAGACGAGGCCGCGCTGCATATCACCCACAGGAGACAG gagagggaggagatgaaacagcaggagagggagaggaggaggaggcgtaTGGAGGGCTTGGCCACCCTCCGAGAGCTGGGTTACTCCAAGAGAGACGCTGCCCGGGCCCTCCATCAGGCAGATGGGGACATGGACAGAGCCTATGGG ATTCTTCTAGAGTCCACCCAGGCTGAGTCTGCTGCTGTAACCAACCACAACACAGAGCTCCCCATAGATCAATCCAAGGTTGAGCAG CTGTTATACCTGGGCTTTGAGCCGGAGGCTGCCGAAGCTGCACTGAGGCTGACGGGGGGAGACGTGCAAGAGGCCACCCAGCTGCTGCTGGACAACCAGGGGGTCCTGCCCCCAGAgctgctctccccctctcccccctcctcagtGTCCGAGGAGCCCAGCACCTCCTCTGAGTCCGCAG GCTCTGGGAGCCAAGGGGAGGACCCTATGGACGTAGACCTGGTGAATGAGGTGCTGGAGGACATCCCCCGACATGAAGAAGACTACCTGGACCTGACcctggaggaggagagtgaggtcATAGCTCAGATGAAGTCCTACCTCCACAGGAACTGTACCCCCTCCAGCTAA